The sequence below is a genomic window from Flagellimonas marinaquae.
ATAGCAGGTGGAAATTGGTTGTTAAAATCGGCGGTAGCCCTGTCCTTGCGGCTTTATATCCCTAAAATTGTTATTGGTATGACGGTGGTTTCCTTTGCCACCTCTGCCCCAGAGCTTATTGTAAGCATAAAGGCTGCTTTGGATGGGTTTCCGGACCTTTCCCTGGGCAATGTTGTGGGGTCCAATATCGCAAATCTGGGACTGGTTTTGGCCATTACCGTAATAATGGGAAGTATAGATGTGCGTAAAAGTTTTTACACTACCGATTGGCCGGTTATGATAGTTGCTTCGTTGTTGTTTTGTGGCTTTATTTATTTTGATGGGGTTCTGGAACAATATGAAGGGATCATAATGGTATCCTTGCTATTTGTGTTCCTTGTTTACTTGCTGAGGTTTCAAAAAACAGCGGTAGTGGACGAAATGCCGGAGGACGATGTTCCTTTGCCATTGTATAAAATAGTCCTGTTTCTGGGAATAGGGGGAACTGCACTTTGGGGAGGTTCCGAGCTGCTTATTGATGGTGCAGTGGGTCTGGCATCCTCCTTTGGAGTAAGTGATCGTGTAATTGGGATAACCATAGTGTCCGTAGGAACCAGTATTCCGGAGTTGGCAGCATCGGTAATCGCGGTGATCAAACAGGAAAAAGCGATTTCTTTAGGGAATTTGATCGGGTCCAATATTTTTAATCTGCTCGCAGTATTGGGAATAACTTCGATAATTACCCCGATAACCGTAATGGACGAGGGGTTGTTGTCCAGCGATATCTTTTGGATGCTTGGGATATCTTTTCTTATTTTTCCATTGGTGTTTTTTCCAAAAGGATTACGGTTGGGCTGGAGAGATGGTTTAATTCTTTTAACCTTCTATGTGGTATTTATATATATGACCATAAAATAAAAACCGCCCCAAATCTGGGACGGTTTTCATATATAATCAACAACTAATTAATATGTGTACTTATATATCCGCGGATTTAACCGTTTTAATAATTCTGGCAGCTACCTTATAAGGGTCGGCATTGGAAGCAGGTCTTCTGTCTTCCAACCATCCTTTCCAGCCCTTTTCCACGGTCATAATCGGAATCCTGATAGAGGCACCTCTATCGGAAACACCGTAACTAAAGTCCTTAATGGAAGCTGTTTCGTGCTGTCCGGTCAATCTTTCATCGTTAAATTCACCATAAACGGCAATATGCTCTTTGGTAACCGGGCGGAAAGCTTCACATACTTTTTCATATGTTTCTTTAGATCCACAGGTCCTCAACAACGTATTGGAGAAGTTGGCGTGCATACCGGAACCGTTCCAATCCCCTTTGATCGGTTTTGGGTGGTACTCAATATAGTATCCGTAACTTTCTGTCAATCTCTGTAATAGGTAACGTGCGACCCAAATCTCGTCTCCGGCCTTTTTGGCGCCTTTGGCGAACAATTGGAACTCCCACTGCCCGGCAGCAACCTCTTGGTTAATACCTTCGAACTGAAGACCAGCATCCAAACAAAGGTCGGCGTGTTCCTCAACAAGATCCCTGCCCCAAGTATTTTT
It includes:
- a CDS encoding calcium/sodium antiporter; this translates as MGNLLFIVLGLVLLIAGGNWLLKSAVALSLRLYIPKIVIGMTVVSFATSAPELIVSIKAALDGFPDLSLGNVVGSNIANLGLVLAITVIMGSIDVRKSFYTTDWPVMIVASLLFCGFIYFDGVLEQYEGIIMVSLLFVFLVYLLRFQKTAVVDEMPEDDVPLPLYKIVLFLGIGGTALWGGSELLIDGAVGLASSFGVSDRVIGITIVSVGTSIPELAASVIAVIKQEKAISLGNLIGSNIFNLLAVLGITSIITPITVMDEGLLSSDIFWMLGISFLIFPLVFFPKGLRLGWRDGLILLTFYVVFIYMTIK
- a CDS encoding glutamine synthetase beta-grasp domain-containing protein, which gives rise to MSKSKLEYLWLDGYDPTANIRSKTRIEENFSGKLEDCPMWSFDGSSTKQAEGGNSDCLLKPVAIYPDPARRNGFLVMTEVLNPDGTPHASNSRATIDDADHDFWFGFEQEYFIMDTATQLPLGFPVGGYPGPQGLYYCSVGGKNTWGRDLVEEHADLCLDAGLQFEGINQEVAAGQWEFQLFAKGAKKAGDEIWVARYLLQRLTESYGYYIEYHPKPIKGDWNGSGMHANFSNTLLRTCGSKETYEKVCEAFRPVTKEHIAVYGEFNDERLTGQHETASIKDFSYGVSDRGASIRIPIMTVEKGWKGWLEDRRPASNADPYKVAARIIKTVKSADI